The Theobroma cacao cultivar B97-61/B2 chromosome 1, Criollo_cocoa_genome_V2, whole genome shotgun sequence genome contains the following window.
ACAAAATCGCACTCCTCGTTCAAAAGAAGAATTGTTTAATTACAAACACTCTGGTGCTAGGAATGTTATTGAGAGATGTTTTGGATTCCTTAAGATGAGATGGGCAATACTTAGAGAGAAGTCTTGGTACCtagtgaaaacaaaattatcataccctgttctataaaataattacgacgtcatttacacgctcaatagaatggttgcatatttaggaagtttgagaaatcgttaaaagacgatattgcccctaatggtatcattaagtcgacctagttcaaataggaattttaaggtgaaattaagagtttcatagTCCAGGGATGAGTCAAAATGATAATTCGGAGCTCGAggatcgatttggagtcaaaccgaaattttcactatctaggggcaaaatggtcatttgccacttggagacaaaatgggaattttagaaaagattttttggccccatttgacttattggagtatgatttgagtattggagtatgatttgaggtttataagtgaaaaattttaatttcggtataattgaGAGTATAGGGActaaatggtaattttgccacctcgggggcaaatctgtaaattttcacccccaacacttgtcaagaccaagagattttattcatcatggaaatggataaacatgagaaatgtgtgatggagaattaaagaattaaaagtcaaatatttaaaatttaaaccaataagaaaatgccatgtgtcatgcttttattattttattgtttctttgtaaaaaaggcataaaaatcagcccatttctttCATATGGCAGACCAAACCAAgagcaaagaagaacaaagggagaaaagaaaaataaaaaccctaggtggagaaatTTAAGGGAAAattagtgaaaattcaaggaaacaagtgacaaaaggtaaaatttcttgattttgacttgtgatctacctttcccatgcatttctcctcatttttcatggttaaattacatgttttcatgatgaattcatggctggttggaatgggtatggagagagaatgatgttagattgatttgattataagttatgttagttaagcatgtttaaaaacaaaacaacaagaaaagaatccattttccccatgaaccttcaatggtcgaaccctatgtgaagtgtagaagtaataaattgattttgtgatcaaatgaattggttgaaaaattgatgaaatgatgatttatggtgagaaaatggaatgggaaaatgtttagtgatagtgcaccacaatggccgaaattttcaagaagaattgtgagggttgttaggctgaattttaaattattggaattgtatttagtgaattgaaatattagaaatgaaatggagcaatttggagctaaattggacataattgtcatttaatcgggtaataggccgaattaagtcagcaccgcatttaagcggtagtcggataagttgcatatcatatcatgcatatacaccgagcctgaattgattttataatggtcaaggattaatgtggtgaattatgtattgtacattgtgaataggtggtgagtaaattatactggtaaaagtacaaagaTTGTGCTTAGAGATTGGGATTaagagtacatcgactcctaaaactgtgagtaaacttattatcgtcttaattatctagagtgattttatacaattgtgtgattttatagaaaataggtttaaatggtaaattgctatgttttaggagaaatcgttattttataaaatgattttataaattttttgaaaaattgaatactgattttgaaaatagagtaattggagactgcttgcttgtgttgtaaatttatggttttaaattgaatggcttatgacaatatatgagcatgaatggctaaactgatttttggtgttagaattatttgtactgtgtattcagccttgagaggctaggttgtgataaattgccatgtcatgcagaaaaagattttataaatcaggtggtagataaaataatccatagtcactgcagtggtgggggttttcgtggactgcctatgagagggacacagtaacccaattatatatttacctccgggggaagatgttggatgaagtatctcctgaggtaaagatttgagtgcacttcacatggaccaccgcgtgagagtgagactcagccaacaccaaggcatggctaaaatttcggatgtaaagacctttaacagccttggcggacttggttgggataaccctcgatcaaggtatccttgataattgagtatgagaatgatttttggcacgagccaagcttttcaagaaatcataagtctagttgtttatttggttaaaatgagttgaaaggtaatgaaattacagtatgatgacttattttaattcgcctccatttactcgcctttagatagtttagatggtatctgtttactcactgggattttataatctcaccaccctcaattccccacgtttcaggctcgggatagctggtagatagccgattgcatcaaggacttcagttagccttgcatcgacAAAATTATAGGCTCACAGACTTGcaccttattggttagttgggggcccacgtgtcactataaaagtaattttatacttcagtaatctgatttaaagtatggatgaacatatttagcttttacaccatgtttttggcgggtttcgatatttttgaagaaaaataacgaaagtgcccctgtgagccaaaaaataatattatattgttttgatttggaaatgacttatgatttcttgaaatgtgagatttaataactgtcacttattggggagatgcgaaagctgatgtTAAGCTTTGCGGGGTTCCAAtcgacatttcgggtaataagtgcctatcgggacgtcgtgGCAGTTGTCATGagcccgatgggagtttcaAGTCATGAAAAAAATGTAGAATTATCTCTGCTTGTGCATTgttacacaatcacattagGAGAGAAATGACACATGATCCACTTGAGGATGAAATGGATGAAGAGTATACGGAATCAAAAGCGATGGAAAATGCAGATACGATCCAATACATTGAGACATCAAATGCATGGACTACTTGGAGAAATAACTTGGCACAAGAAATGTGGAATGTTTGGATAGCTTCTAGAAatgaaacttaattttttatttggttcaaCAAATGTTGTATGTTGTATTTGTAATAACTCAAATTTGTGTTGATTGAGACATATTTGTATTTGTTCTTAATTAGATCAGTTatgtttcttctttaatttttaattaactattgtatactatatatttgttattatgtcgtttctatattatgttttatactTGTAGATGGAAGTTGCATCATCTCAAGGATTAGGGAGGACAAGCAAAAGATCCACCCATCAGTGGACACCTATTGAAAATGAAGTCTTAATTGACTGCTGCATCGATCTTGTGAATGAAGGAAGTTGGGGTAGAGATAATGGAACATTCATGCCTGGTTACTTGCAACAACTTGAGCAATGGATGAAAGAAAGGATCCCAAACTGCAACATAAAGGCTATCCCCCATATTAACTCTAGAATGAGGTTGTTGAAGACACAATATAGGGAAATTGTTGAGATGATATCGCATTCTGCTTCTGGATTTGGTTGGGATGATGTCAAGAAATGTGTTacttgtgatgatgatgtttgGATTGGTTGGGTTAAGGTAAAgattctaatttattttacaaCATTGTTATATTCTAAAGTTAGGCATATATTTAGTTTTGCATGGTTTTTTGATGCCTTGtattttgttatatatatagagtCACCCAGCTGCTGCAGGACTTAGAAACAAGCCTTTCCCTCACTTTGATCAATTAGCCATTATATTTGGGAAGATAGAGCAACTGGGGAAGGAGCAGAGTCACCAGTTGATGCAGTGGAGAACATAGAAACTGAGGAAGTTTCATTTGTAGCAACAAGGGTAGCTTCAGAAGCTTTCAATGCATTGAATGTTGATGAAGATGAcaatggtgatgatgatgtttCTCCTGCTCAAGCTACCAAAAGTGAGGGATCCACTGCTGTTAGAAGAAGGACTACAAAGCAAGGTGACAGAGAGGTGAGTCGTAAAAAAGCTAAGACAAAAAGTAATGGTGACAACATTGGTCATGCATTCCAATCTAGTGTGGATAAAATTGGAGAAATCTGTCAAGGTGCAAGGGAAGGAATTGATAAATTAGCAAGTTGTTTTCAATTCATGGTTGAAGATGCGAGGTTGAAAAATCGTGTAATTGAGATAGTTCAGGGAGTTGAAGGTTTGACTTCCGAAGAAATTGTTAAGGCTGGACATATCATCTCTAGTGATATGTGGAAAATAAATTATCTATTTTCATTGTTAGAGGAGTTGCAGAAAATTTATGTGAAGGCTTTGCTTAGTGGCTCTATCTAAATTATGGGTATTGTTATTGCAAAGAACTAGTTATTAATTTAGGGTGAACTTTAACAATGTTATTAACTTTGAACTCTTTTGTATTTTAACAATGTTGTGTCCATCCTTTAGGTGACTTCAACTTTGGTTTATTAGAACTTTATGACTTTTGATTTAGAGCATCAATCAAGGAACTTCATTTatgattttcaattatatGGTTTTGGTGATGTTATGcttgatattttgttttagCTTGATAGCAagttattttgaatttatgatattttcaaaagaaaataattggaGATTAAGaattatggatattttattGCTAATTTGCTATTGGTTACAAGAGAGGAAGCTATCACATTaatgtatacatataaaacgtattaagaaataaaaataaaatattatcttctaaaaaaaaattaaacataaaatatataatataggaaattatattaaaaataaaaataaaatatataactttaaaaatatatttaagagatgctattacaaaaaaaaataacaataaaaaataaacgtATATTTAAAGTTACATTTTAATAAACAGGGGTACTTCTGAAAATTAGCATTACATTCTCAGTAAAATACTTGTAAATCAATCGTGTTNAATACATGttaaacttgtattttaatatataaggGTAGTTTTGGAAATTAACATTACATACCCTGTAAAGTACTTGTAAAACAAACACTGCAATGTTATCTTCTCTGTATTTTAATCATTACATTACTTATATACCAAACGCTGCAATGTTATCTTCCCTGCAATCACATTgcttgcaatcacattacttataatcacattacattgtaaAGTACCTAACTCTACCTAAATGCCGTAGTGAcacaattgaataaaaatggTGACAAGGGACATCCTTACCTTAAACCTCTTTTCATCCTAAATTGTCGTGTCGATACTTTGTTAACCAACATGGAGATCTTGGCAGTGGAAATACACACCTTTATCCACTCTCTCCATCTCACCCCAAACCCCATTTTactcaaaatgaaataaaaaaaactccaACTCACTGTATCATAAGCTTTTCTTTAGTCCACTTTAAAGAACACACCTCCCACTTGATCTTTTCTCATGATATCAACAACCTCGTTTGCAATGAGCGCACAATCCACCAATTGCCTTCCAAACATGAAAGCAAATTGTTGGTTCCCTATCATCTCCCCTATTACCTTCTTCATCCTATTGGCCAACACTGTAGTAATGATTTTGTAAATGTTACCAACAAAGCTGATGGGCCTACAATCCCTAATGCTCTCAAGGGAACTACATTTTGGAGCAAGTGTGATGAAAGTTGTGTTGACGCATCCCTCAATGAACCCTGTCTAGAAAAAGTTTTCAGTAAAGCTCATTACCTTCCCTTTTATCACCTGCCATTACTTTTTGgagaaattcaaattaaagtCATCTGGCCTAGGAGCCTTATTCTCGTCACATGACTCAATGGCCTCCCACACCTCCTTCTCTATCATCGCTCTTTCCAACTCCTTTGCCTTTATTTTGTCAAGAACCTTAAACTCACCATTGAGTTCCCTCACATTTGCAACTTTCTCCTCCTTgtaaatcatttcaaaataCTTAGCTATTCTGTCCTTGATTTCTCGCGGTTCCTCACAAACCCTACCTTTTACTTTTAAACTTGAGATAAAATTAGATCTCCTCTTACATAAAGCTATAGTGTGAAAAAACCTGGAGTTCCTATCCCCCTCAAGGTACCATTTTATTCTTGATTTTTGATGCCATTCTCTTTCTGTGATCCTGTGCACTGTCCACAATTCTCCTCTTTTATTCGATATCACCTTCTCCACCTATGATCCCTACCCCCTCCTCTAATTGCTTCTTCCTCTGCCTTCTAAATTTCACTTTCAATCTCACTTATTCTTCTCTATGACTCTCATAATTCCTTTTGTTGCCAATTCTTGATGGTCTGTTTGACTCCTAGTAGGCTCCCCTAAATACCTCTACAGCCACTCCCTATAACTTGCGTCTTTTCCCATGCTTTCAAGAATATAGAGCTAAAGGACTTCTCCTCCAACCAATGGTTGAAGAATCTAAAAGGTTTAGGTCCCCACTCCATAATAGCTTCCCTTAAGAGGATTGGATTATGATCGAAAAGTGAAGCAGGTAGCCTTTTTTGAATAATCTCTCCAACTTTGTCAACCAACACCCTTGACATTAGAAACCTATTAAGTCTACTAAAAGCCTCATCTTCTCTAAAGTTTCTATAGGTGAATCTCCCACCTTGCATAGGTAAGTCCATAAGCCTTGTCtcttcaacaaaattttttatatgagcCATTTCATTAAGATGTTCATTCCTACTAATTCGTTCTCCCAAGTTGAGTGTAACATTGAAATCTTCTCCTAGGCACTAAGGAACCCCTACCAAGTTCATTAACCTTTGTAGCTCAACCCAAAGTTCTCGTCTTTCATTTCCTAAATTTGGAGCATATATGTTCTCGAACCCACATCTGAGATTCAATTTCTTAATGCATCCCACAAGCAGAATAAAATGGCGAGATTCAAAATAGTACTCAAGATTAAAGAAGTCAGCTTTCCAAACACTCAAGAGTCCTCTTGAAGTTCCTAGTGACTGGATGAACTTGATCATACATTGTTCACTACCCCATATTGCTCTAATCACACCAACTTCTAACTTttctaattttgttttctaaatGAGCAACATATCAGGTCTTTCTTTTCCAACTAATTGCCTAAccactcttttcttttctctactACCCAAGCACCTAATATTCCAAGTAATAAgctttattaaaaaagaaatagcaaCAAACACAAAGAAAAGAGCAACTAACCAGCCCAAATTAAGGGTCAGCCATTATCACTGTCGCTCCTTCACCTCTGTCCAAGTTTTCCATCACTACTATGCTTTGCAAAACTGTTTCCTTGTCCTATTGAAAGGTCAAACCCAAATTCCTGCTCATTTCCCAGATTTCCTCAACCTCACTCTAAAAAGTCAGATGGCGATGTTTGTAGTTTAAGTCCTTCATTAGGCTTGTGTCATGGACGTCCTACTCCATATCTGTGACTCCCTCTTCCTCATCTAGCATCTCCCTTATCCCACTTCTTCTATCTTTCATCTTGCTGTACTTTGAAGAGGTAGTTCTGACTTTCTtggttaatttaattttctttactCTATCTTTCCATTTCTGTGAGCTCCCTTGACTATTTTCTTGCTCTAGTGAGTATTTTCTATTACTATTTCTTCCTCTGCAACTCCTTCTCAAGTTGTTGGCCGACCATTCCTCTCGATTTGTCTCAAAACCCTTGACTTCTTCCCCACATGCCATTTATTCTCTAATCTCCTCACCCTTCATCttgtttatttcatttatcCCTAATCTGCTCTCTTCCTTTCCCGTGACATGTTCCCTTTCCTCTTGGTCCTTCTGTGACCttccccttttttcttttttgattccAACCCATCTTTCCCCTATCGATTCACTATCTTTTTGTATTTCTACTTTGCCATCCACTGTCATGGGGACACATCTTGGAGGGGTTCCTTCATCTTGAATTgtgaatttgtttttttccatCATGGAATCTGCTATTTGTGTTATTACTAGGCTTCTAAAACCTTTTGGTGGCTATGGGCTTTCTATAAGTTCATAATTTACACATGGGCTTCTCTCACTAAAATTGTCCCGTGGTCGATGCAAAATAAGCCCTAGAACTTCAAAAACTCCTAGTTTATTGGCCCAATCAATTTCAACATTGACAActgccttttctttttcttgtggACCCTTTCTTTGGTTTGAAAAGTGAACTTCCTTTTGCTTTTGGCTATCTATTTGTCTTTCAATGACCAGTTCGCTTATCtctccattttcttttaacttgTAGAGTTTGACATTTCCCCTAACCAGGACTTCTTTCTCTGTCCACTTCCTACTATGTTTCCACTTTTCTGCTCTAGTGTTATTTTACTTGTAATTTTTCCTTCACCAACCTTTTCTATTTCCACATTCTTTTCCTCTCTGTCCACTTGCaggtttttttcttgtttctacTATCCTTGCACCCCATTCTTTTCGTACAACTATTACAATGGTAAACTTTCTAGGCTGTTGCTTCTGTCACATCCTAGGTTCTTCTTTAATTTGAACTCAACTGACATAACTGTACCTCCATCTCTCTTTCCTAAGCTGCTCGTTGCTTTGGTTTGTACCTTTCCTTGTTGTACAACCTTTGTGTTAGTTCCATCATGCCTTCTGCCGTGTTGCACTTTTCCATGGGCTAGCTCGCTTCCCTCTTGCATAATCTCCTTGCCTTTTAAGTACACAACTAGGTCATCCACACCTTCTCCACCCACGATGCTTACACAGATGGTGTACAGCTTCCCTCTTGCTTCAATAGTCGCATGGTTGGGGATTAAAAGCCTGTTTTTCACTAACACCAATACAAATGCTTGGTTTAGTCTTTCTTTCTTGTATGTGAATCTATCAACTCCCTTGAACACTCCTTAACACTCTGCAACCGCCTTTAAGGTGTTAAAGTGCTACAGTTGAAATGGTACCTCTTCGAGTCTTAACCACACACATATGTCTCTTTCATTGTCAACTTTGTCTGCTGGTGTGAGGACTTCAAACAACCTTTCAAAAACTTCCTAGTAGTTCTCTATAAGTGTGGTCATCATATCGTAGTCTTCAAAGGTTACCAAGGTTGACAGTCCATCTAGCACCCTAACTTGTGTGGAGATACCTTCTTTCAAAGCTTTGACTGGATGATCTCAAAACTAACCTTTTGGCGTAATCTACCGATTGCACTACTTTTTGTCCATAACATTTCTTCATCCTAGATAGTTGTGTTGATCGTAATCTTCCTACTTCCTTGTTGAGCTTGTTGCCTTTGATTGTTAGGGGCATTAATTGGCTTCGGATCCAAAGCCAAGTTATCTTGTGCACTCACCACCCCACGGCTATCTCCCTTCTTCACATGATGCATTTCACCCCAATACCCCTAGTTTTGCCCAAAACAACATCCTTATATGTCTTTTTGTAAAactcgaccctataaacacatatcatgacatacatgcactgagtagcatgttattatgctaggaaagcccctaagaatagacgaaatcCGATATtatacctaacggtacacttaagttgatttaaccccgaactagttcaaataggaatcgtaggatgaaatttaatattttacagtccatgaatgattaaaaatgattgttcggagttcgagggttcatttagggaaaaattaaaaattttgatgtttaaggGCAAAATCATCGTTTTACCAtcaaagataataatttgatcatggagtaaaatttttgaccaagattaactatttctAGTATAaattaatgataggaagtgaaaaattttaatttcggtaattttcgaaacataagggcaaaacaataattttatcgtTCTGGGGTAAAACTatgagaccttgtcaagctcgattaaaagatggtattgtaccgagtggtacaattaagttaaatcgagccttgaactagttcaaatagaaattctaagagaaatttgaaaattctacaacccacagaatgacttagaatagtgattcggagttcaagatccaatttggagtccatcaggaaaattgaccgcttagggacaaaatggtcattttaccatttgatgataaaatggagatttttagccaagatttgatcacatttgatcaagaataattatatgaaatataattacgattattggagtataaaatgatgtttagtagtgaaaaattgtgattctcgatatttttagagcacaagggcaaaatggtaattttgccactataAGACAAaacgagaatttttataaaacgattttgccccatttggttaatattgatcaatattaatgttatttgaggttgaaaagtagaaataatgtgattccggtacatttcgaaGTATAGAGGTAAAATCGTAGTTTTACCGCCCTGAGGgtaaattgataaatttttcaccccagcacttgtcaagaccaagggattttaattgtggtaggattagataaataccagaatattt
Protein-coding sequences here:
- the LOC108661395 gene encoding uncharacterized protein LOC108661395, producing MIYKEEKVANVRELNGEFKVLDKIKAKELERAMIEKEVWEAIESCDENKAPRPDDFNLNFSKNSLESIRDCRPISFVGNIYKIITTVLANRMKKVIGEMIGNQQFAFMFGRQLVDCALIANEVVDIMRKDQVGGVFFKVD